Proteins encoded together in one Streptomyces sp. TLI_171 window:
- a CDS encoding ANTAR domain-containing response regulator, giving the protein MQHPAGPRSPVSTADEQPQPLDTDSPQITRIVIAEDEALIRLDLKEMLEEEGYTVVGEAGDGETAVRLVEELKPDLAILDVKMPVLDGLSAAERIHEQHLAPVLMLTAFSQRELVDRARDAGAMAYIVKPFSKSDLVPAIEMAVSRYTEMRTLEQEIADLSQRLETRKLVDRAKSVLQTKFGLNEPAAFRWIQKTSMDRRMTMAAVAEAVIEEGAAQDRKKAEAAEG; this is encoded by the coding sequence ATGCAGCACCCCGCCGGACCGAGGAGCCCCGTGAGCACCGCCGACGAGCAGCCCCAGCCGCTTGACACCGACTCGCCCCAGATCACCCGAATCGTCATCGCCGAGGACGAGGCACTGATCCGCCTCGATCTCAAGGAGATGCTGGAGGAGGAGGGCTACACCGTGGTCGGTGAGGCCGGGGACGGCGAGACCGCGGTCCGGCTGGTCGAGGAGCTCAAGCCCGACCTGGCCATCCTGGACGTGAAGATGCCCGTCCTGGACGGCCTCTCCGCCGCCGAGCGGATCCACGAGCAGCACCTGGCGCCGGTGCTGATGCTCACCGCGTTCTCCCAGCGCGAGCTGGTCGACCGGGCCCGCGACGCCGGCGCGATGGCGTACATCGTCAAGCCGTTCAGCAAGAGCGACCTGGTGCCGGCCATCGAGATGGCGGTCTCCCGCTACACCGAGATGCGCACCCTGGAGCAGGAGATCGCGGACCTCTCGCAGCGGCTGGAGACCCGCAAGCTGGTCGACCGCGCCAAGAGCGTGCTGCAGACCAAGTTCGGCCTGAACGAGCCCGCCGCGTTCCGCTGGATCCAGAAGACCTCGATGGACCGCCGGATGACCATGGCCGCCGTCGCCGAGGCCGTGATCGAGGAAGGCGCCGCCCAGGACCGCAAGAAGGCCGAGGCCGCCGAGGGCTGA
- a CDS encoding response regulator transcription factor yields MDEQWNRPQDALARAVEVLREPRSGLLARLSKVVGTLVPHLAVAQLSGVCAFSPAHAVGPGDLSAAVGSLELSRLGEQAVAAAGAGRPWQGEAELAGRTRPVVVVTTSPGGGKGAVLVLVLADPGPVPADALAVLQQLWDVVVAHSDHRATDAAPTQAAVSRISASARARALAESTGTHSAALSAILAPLRSADLDDAAARRAATELAVTALLELRRSADLDRELSEEPADAAFARLARELRPLLRHTKVRLDAAPPADAGRSVPADTAHAARDAVRAAVLLMLDQEKPTRLHVGWQFAEGGGLRATVRGDGLGVLAADALTVHRTADRIAALGGRSSVEAVPGWGTTVTVDLPLAVPDPAPAGDPLDGLQPRELEVLDRLARGRRNRDIAAELHISESTVKFHVANILAKLGVASRGEAAALAHRAGLPAGLHLAS; encoded by the coding sequence ATGGACGAACAGTGGAACCGCCCGCAGGACGCGCTCGCCCGCGCCGTCGAGGTGCTGCGCGAACCCCGTTCCGGCCTGCTGGCACGCCTGTCGAAGGTGGTCGGCACGCTGGTCCCGCACCTGGCGGTCGCCCAGCTCAGCGGCGTGTGCGCGTTCTCCCCGGCGCACGCCGTCGGCCCGGGCGACCTGTCGGCGGCGGTCGGCAGCCTGGAGCTGTCCCGGCTCGGCGAGCAGGCCGTGGCGGCCGCCGGTGCGGGTCGGCCCTGGCAGGGCGAGGCCGAACTCGCGGGCCGGACCAGGCCCGTGGTGGTGGTGACCACCAGCCCGGGCGGTGGCAAGGGCGCCGTCCTGGTGCTGGTCCTCGCCGACCCCGGGCCCGTCCCCGCGGACGCGCTGGCGGTCCTCCAGCAGCTGTGGGACGTGGTGGTCGCGCACTCCGACCACCGGGCCACCGACGCCGCCCCCACCCAGGCCGCGGTCTCCCGGATCTCGGCGAGCGCCCGGGCCCGGGCGCTCGCCGAGTCCACCGGCACCCACAGCGCCGCGCTCAGCGCCATCCTCGCCCCGCTGCGCTCCGCCGACCTGGACGACGCCGCCGCCCGCCGCGCCGCCACCGAACTCGCCGTCACCGCGCTGCTGGAGCTGCGCCGCTCCGCCGACCTGGACCGGGAGCTCAGCGAGGAGCCCGCCGACGCCGCGTTCGCCCGGCTGGCCCGCGAACTGCGGCCGCTGCTGCGCCACACCAAGGTCCGGCTGGACGCCGCGCCGCCGGCCGACGCCGGCCGCTCCGTCCCCGCCGACACCGCACACGCCGCCCGGGACGCCGTCCGGGCCGCCGTGCTGCTGATGCTCGACCAGGAGAAGCCCACCCGGCTGCACGTCGGCTGGCAGTTCGCCGAGGGCGGCGGCCTGCGCGCCACCGTCCGCGGCGACGGCCTCGGGGTGCTGGCCGCCGACGCCCTGACGGTGCACCGCACCGCCGACCGGATCGCCGCGCTCGGCGGCCGCAGCAGCGTCGAGGCGGTGCCCGGCTGGGGCACCACCGTCACCGTCGACCTGCCGCTGGCGGTGCCCGACCCCGCCCCGGCCGGCGACCCGCTGGACGGCCTCCAGCCGCGCGAACTCGAAGTGCTCGACCGGCTGGCCCGGGGCCGCCGCAACCGGGACATCGCCGCCGAACTGCACATCAGCGAGTCCACGGTGAAGTTCCACGTCGCCAACATCCTGGCCAAGCTGGGCGTCGCCTCGCGCGGCGAGGCCGCCGCCCTCGCGCACCGGGCCGGACTGCCGGCCGGGCTGCACCTGGCGTCCTGA
- a CDS encoding NADP-dependent oxidoreductase: protein MTKAIAFPEYGSADVLRPIDVELPAPGPGQVLVEVGAAGVNPLDRKLRAGELAGVFPVTFPSVPGYEVAGTVAAVGPEVTGFAVGDEVFGAVTGGGYAERALASAARLTHRPASLDRELAAAIPVAAETAERILDTLGARAGQTLLVHGAAGGVGTLLLQFARARGITVVGTASEANHAYLRELGAVPVAYGEGLAERIRAAAPGGVDLAVDATGQGDVLRLSIELTGGADRVVTIADAVGAERYGVRFSAGGDDASQQRAHAAALALHEAGTLVLPLHRVLPLADAAEAHRLSEQGHLRGKIVLTV, encoded by the coding sequence ATGACCAAGGCGATCGCTTTCCCCGAGTACGGCAGCGCGGACGTGCTGCGTCCGATCGACGTCGAGCTGCCCGCCCCCGGGCCCGGCCAGGTGCTGGTCGAGGTCGGCGCGGCGGGCGTCAACCCGCTGGACCGCAAGCTGCGCGCCGGCGAGCTGGCCGGGGTCTTCCCGGTGACCTTCCCCTCGGTGCCCGGCTACGAGGTGGCCGGCACGGTGGCGGCGGTCGGACCGGAGGTGACCGGGTTCGCGGTCGGCGACGAGGTGTTCGGCGCGGTGACCGGCGGCGGCTACGCCGAGCGGGCGCTGGCCTCCGCCGCCCGGCTGACCCACCGGCCGGCCTCGCTGGACCGGGAGCTGGCCGCGGCGATCCCGGTGGCGGCGGAGACCGCCGAGCGGATCCTCGACACCCTCGGCGCGCGGGCCGGGCAGACCCTGCTGGTGCACGGTGCGGCGGGCGGCGTCGGCACCCTGCTGCTGCAGTTCGCCCGGGCCCGCGGCATCACCGTGGTCGGCACCGCGAGCGAGGCCAACCACGCCTACCTGCGCGAGCTGGGCGCGGTTCCGGTGGCGTACGGCGAGGGCCTGGCCGAGCGGATCCGGGCGGCCGCCCCGGGCGGCGTGGACCTGGCGGTGGACGCCACCGGGCAGGGCGACGTGCTGCGGCTGTCGATCGAACTGACCGGCGGCGCCGACCGGGTGGTGACCATCGCGGACGCGGTGGGCGCGGAGCGGTACGGGGTGCGGTTCAGCGCGGGCGGCGACGACGCCTCCCAGCAGCGCGCCCACGCGGCGGCGCTGGCCCTGCACGAGGCCGGCACGCTGGTGCTGCCGCTGCACCGGGTGCTGCCGCTGGCGGACGCCGCCGAGGCGCACCGGCTCAGCGAGCAGGGGCACCTGCGCGGCAAGATCGTCCTGACGGTGTGA
- the pyk gene encoding pyruvate kinase, producing the protein MRRAKIVCTLGPAADSYDQIKALVDAGMDIARLNLSHGSHAEHEERYHRVRKASDESGRSVGVLADLQGPKIRLATFADGPVLLERGDEFTITVDDVPGDREICGTTYKGLAADVSRGERILVDDGRVCLEVTHVEGPRVHCIVIEGGLVSDHKGLNLPGVAVSVPALSDKDVEDLRWALRTGADIIALSFVRSGKDVDEVHRIMAEEGRRIPVIAKIEKPQAVQNLESIVDAFDGIMVARGDLGVELPLEQVPIVQKRAVKLAKRNAKPVIVATQMLDSMINASRPTRAEASDVANAVLDGTDAVMLSGETSVGKYPVETVKTMARIVEAAEEDVLADGLPPLTASSKPRTQGGAVARAAAEIGDFLNAKYLIAFTQSGDTARRLTRYRSPIPVLAFTYEPAVRSQLALTWGVETFLGPFVTTTDELVAQVDSALLSLGRCKPGDIVIITAGSPPGLAGSTNLVRVHHVGELDN; encoded by the coding sequence ATGCGCCGAGCAAAAATCGTTTGTACTCTCGGGCCTGCCGCGGACTCGTACGACCAGATCAAGGCCCTGGTCGACGCGGGCATGGACATCGCCCGACTGAACCTCAGCCACGGCTCCCACGCGGAGCACGAGGAGCGTTACCACCGGGTCCGCAAGGCCTCGGACGAGTCAGGTCGCAGCGTGGGGGTGCTGGCCGACCTGCAGGGCCCGAAGATCCGGCTGGCGACCTTCGCCGACGGGCCGGTCCTGCTGGAACGCGGGGACGAGTTCACCATCACGGTCGACGACGTCCCCGGTGACCGGGAGATCTGCGGCACCACCTACAAGGGCCTCGCCGCGGACGTCTCGCGCGGCGAGCGGATCCTGGTCGACGACGGCCGGGTCTGCCTGGAGGTCACCCACGTCGAGGGCCCCCGGGTGCACTGCATCGTGATCGAGGGGGGCCTGGTCTCCGACCACAAGGGCCTGAACCTGCCCGGGGTCGCCGTCTCGGTGCCCGCGCTCTCCGACAAGGACGTCGAAGACCTGCGCTGGGCACTGCGGACCGGGGCCGACATCATCGCGCTGTCGTTCGTGCGCAGCGGGAAGGATGTCGACGAGGTGCACCGGATCATGGCCGAGGAGGGCCGTCGGATCCCGGTGATCGCCAAGATCGAGAAGCCGCAGGCGGTGCAGAACCTGGAGTCCATCGTGGACGCCTTCGACGGCATCATGGTCGCCCGCGGCGACCTGGGCGTCGAACTCCCGCTGGAGCAGGTGCCGATCGTCCAGAAGCGCGCGGTCAAGCTGGCCAAGCGCAACGCCAAGCCGGTGATCGTCGCCACCCAGATGCTGGACTCGATGATCAACGCCTCCCGGCCGACCCGCGCCGAGGCCTCGGACGTCGCCAACGCGGTGCTCGACGGCACCGACGCGGTGATGCTGTCCGGGGAGACCTCCGTCGGCAAGTACCCGGTGGAGACGGTCAAGACCATGGCCCGGATCGTCGAGGCCGCCGAGGAGGACGTCCTGGCGGACGGGCTGCCGCCGCTGACCGCGAGCAGCAAGCCCCGCACCCAGGGCGGCGCGGTGGCCCGGGCCGCCGCCGAGATCGGCGACTTCCTGAACGCCAAGTACCTGATCGCGTTCACCCAGAGCGGCGACACCGCCCGTCGGCTGACCCGGTACCGCTCGCCGATCCCGGTCCTGGCCTTCACCTACGAGCCCGCCGTGCGCAGCCAGTTGGCGCTCACCTGGGGCGTGGAGACCTTCCTCGGCCCGTTCGTCACCACCACCGACGAACTGGTCGCCCAGGTCGACTCCGCGCTGCTGAGCCTCGGCCGCTGCAAGCCCGGCGACATCGTGATCATCACCGCCGGCTCCCCGCCCGGCCTGGCCGGCTCCACCAACCTGGTGCGCGTGCACCACGTCGGCGAACTCGACAACTGA
- a CDS encoding bifunctional UDP-sugar hydrolase/5'-nucleotidase, translating to MTLNRRDFVTRSAATAAGAALVGGLSAAAATPAAAADLDESHGRGPVPFRTSFTVMGTTDLHGHVFNWEYFTDSEYDDKAHNDVGLAKISTLVEQVRKEKGRGHTLLIDAGDTIQGTQLSYYFARIEPITGKKAPRHPMAAAMNAIGYDAAALGNHEFNYGIPLLRAYQDQLDFPLLGANALNAKDEKPAFPPYVIRELHLGHGRPLRVGILGLTNPGIAIWDKANVQGQLTFPGIPEVAAKWVPKLRAAGADVVVVSAHTGVDDPSSWGDQLPYAENAGAAMAASVPGIDAILVGHAHKEIPQRIVVNEQTGKNVVLSEPALWGERLTCFDFEVEFCRGRWTVTGVSSRLLNSNTVAEDPKIVELVDAQHKKVVAYVNQVIGTCKETLSIAESRFKDTPIIDLIGRVQADAVRDALAGGQYASLPVLAQAAPFNRTAVIPAGEVKLRDAAGLYIYENTLEARLLTGAQIKDYLEYSAKYYAQVAPGDPINLDTLTNQSNNTPDYNYDSIYGVSYDIDIAQPVGSRIVNLSYQGAPVDPAGQFVLAVNNYRANGGGNFPHVAKAQQVWANSDEIRNTMIAWVKAKGVIDPTEFYGTGGWRLVRAGVPLF from the coding sequence ATGACCCTGAACCGCCGTGACTTCGTCACCCGCTCCGCCGCGACCGCGGCCGGGGCCGCCCTGGTCGGCGGCCTGTCCGCCGCCGCGGCCACCCCCGCCGCCGCCGCCGACCTCGACGAGTCCCACGGCCGGGGCCCCGTGCCGTTCAGGACGAGCTTCACCGTGATGGGCACCACCGACCTGCACGGCCACGTCTTCAACTGGGAGTACTTCACCGACTCCGAGTACGACGACAAGGCGCACAACGACGTCGGCCTGGCCAAGATCTCCACCCTGGTCGAGCAGGTCCGCAAGGAGAAGGGCCGCGGCCACACCCTGCTGATCGACGCCGGCGACACCATCCAGGGCACCCAGCTGTCCTACTACTTCGCCCGGATCGAGCCGATCACCGGCAAGAAGGCCCCGCGCCACCCGATGGCCGCCGCCATGAACGCCATCGGCTACGACGCCGCCGCGCTCGGCAACCACGAGTTCAACTACGGCATCCCGCTGCTGCGCGCCTACCAGGACCAGCTCGACTTCCCGCTGCTCGGCGCCAACGCGCTGAACGCCAAGGACGAGAAGCCGGCCTTCCCGCCCTACGTCATCCGCGAGCTGCACCTCGGCCACGGCCGCCCGCTCCGGGTCGGCATCCTCGGCCTGACCAACCCCGGCATCGCGATCTGGGACAAGGCCAACGTGCAGGGCCAGCTGACCTTCCCGGGCATCCCCGAGGTCGCCGCCAAGTGGGTGCCGAAGCTGCGCGCCGCCGGCGCCGACGTGGTCGTGGTCTCCGCCCACACCGGCGTCGACGACCCGTCCTCCTGGGGCGACCAGCTGCCCTACGCCGAGAACGCGGGCGCCGCGATGGCCGCCTCGGTGCCCGGCATCGACGCGATCCTGGTCGGCCACGCCCACAAGGAGATCCCGCAGCGGATCGTGGTCAACGAGCAGACCGGCAAGAACGTCGTGCTGTCCGAGCCCGCCCTCTGGGGCGAGCGCCTGACCTGCTTCGACTTCGAGGTCGAGTTCTGCCGCGGCCGGTGGACCGTCACCGGCGTCAGCTCGCGCCTGCTGAACTCCAACACCGTCGCCGAGGACCCGAAGATCGTCGAGCTGGTCGACGCCCAGCACAAGAAGGTCGTCGCCTACGTCAACCAGGTCATCGGCACCTGCAAGGAGACCCTCTCCATCGCCGAGTCCCGGTTCAAGGACACCCCGATCATCGACCTGATCGGCCGGGTCCAGGCCGACGCGGTGCGCGACGCGCTGGCCGGCGGCCAGTACGCGAGCCTGCCGGTGCTGGCCCAGGCCGCGCCGTTCAACCGCACCGCCGTCATCCCGGCCGGCGAGGTCAAGCTGCGCGACGCGGCCGGCCTGTACATCTACGAGAACACCCTGGAGGCCCGCCTGCTGACGGGCGCCCAGATCAAGGACTACCTGGAGTACTCCGCCAAGTACTACGCCCAGGTCGCCCCGGGCGACCCGATCAACCTGGACACCCTGACCAACCAGTCCAACAACACCCCCGACTACAACTACGACTCGATCTACGGGGTCAGCTACGACATCGACATCGCGCAGCCGGTCGGCAGCCGCATCGTCAACCTGTCGTACCAGGGCGCCCCGGTCGACCCGGCCGGGCAGTTCGTCCTCGCGGTCAACAACTACCGCGCCAACGGCGGCGGCAACTTCCCGCACGTCGCCAAGGCCCAGCAGGTGTGGGCGAACTCCGACGAGATCCGCAACACCATGATCGCCTGGGTGAAGGCCAAGGGCGTGATCGACCCGACCGAGTTCTACGGCACCGGCGGCTGGCGCCTGGTCCGGGCCGGCGTCCCGCTGTTCTGA
- a CDS encoding GNAT family N-acetyltransferase: MSTTTTERLVLRPWRPADRDRAYDLYSRWEVARWLGAQPRVLASPEEADALLERFAARCTPDGRYGIWAVEVRETGVVAGSVLLVPIPDGDGEIEVGWHFHPDSWGNGWATEPARAVLAGAFAAGLPEVHAVVRPDNAPSIAVCRRLGMTPLGRTTRWYGTELEAFRLTRD, from the coding sequence ATGTCGACGACGACCACCGAACGCCTCGTCCTGCGCCCCTGGCGACCCGCCGACCGGGACCGCGCCTACGACCTCTACTCCCGCTGGGAGGTGGCCCGTTGGCTGGGCGCCCAGCCCCGCGTGCTGGCCTCTCCCGAGGAGGCGGACGCCCTCCTGGAACGGTTCGCCGCCCGCTGCACCCCCGACGGGCGGTACGGGATCTGGGCGGTGGAGGTCCGGGAGACCGGGGTGGTGGCGGGCTCCGTGCTGCTCGTGCCGATCCCGGACGGCGACGGCGAGATCGAGGTCGGCTGGCACTTCCACCCCGACAGCTGGGGCAACGGCTGGGCGACCGAGCCCGCCCGCGCCGTCCTGGCCGGCGCGTTCGCCGCCGGCCTGCCGGAGGTCCACGCGGTGGTCCGCCCCGACAACGCCCCGTCGATCGCCGTCTGCCGGCGCCTCGGCATGACCCCGCTGGGCCGCACCACCCGTTGGTACGGCACCGAGTTGGAGGCGTTCCGGCTGACCCGCGACTGA
- a CDS encoding aldehyde dehydrogenase family protein, protein MSLIAELAQQYIDGQWRPGTGSWDIVDLDPFSGEKLASFTVATAEEIDQAYRAAERAQPAWAATSPYERRLVFERALQVVEAREAEILQVMTVELGGTLMKSGFELSLVKDMLREAMSVALRAEGRILPSPVPGKENRLYRLPVGVVGVISPFNAPVFLSLKAVAPALALGNAVVLKPHQDAPVAGGTLIARIFEEAGLPAGLLNVVLTDIAEIGDAFIEHPVPKVIAFTGSDSVGRHVAAVAAGRLKRVVLELGGNSALVVLDDADVDYAVDAAVASRFVHQGQICMAANRILVDRALFAEFSEKFTAKVASLVAGDPGDPATQLGPLINSAQAEAITAEVDRALADGARALLHGSTVGTLVRPTVLTDIPADAPILRREVFGPVALLIPFDGEEEAVRIANYTPFGLSGAVHTADTERGVRFAQRIDTGMIHVNDGTIADEPAVPFGGEKNSGVGRLNGDTSIDAFTTVKWISIQHGRSRFPF, encoded by the coding sequence ATGTCCTTGATCGCGGAACTCGCCCAGCAGTACATCGACGGCCAGTGGCGGCCGGGTACCGGCTCCTGGGACATCGTGGACCTGGATCCCTTCAGCGGGGAGAAGCTCGCCTCCTTCACGGTCGCCACCGCCGAGGAGATCGACCAGGCCTACCGCGCCGCCGAGCGCGCCCAGCCCGCCTGGGCCGCCACCAGCCCCTACGAGCGGCGCCTGGTCTTCGAACGCGCCCTCCAGGTGGTCGAGGCCCGCGAGGCCGAGATCCTCCAGGTGATGACCGTCGAACTCGGCGGCACCCTGATGAAGTCCGGCTTCGAACTCTCCCTGGTCAAGGACATGCTGCGGGAGGCGATGTCGGTGGCGCTGCGCGCCGAGGGGAGGATCCTGCCCTCGCCGGTGCCCGGCAAGGAGAACCGGCTCTACCGCCTCCCGGTCGGCGTGGTCGGCGTGATCAGCCCCTTCAACGCCCCCGTCTTCCTCTCCCTGAAGGCCGTCGCCCCGGCCCTCGCCCTCGGCAACGCCGTCGTCCTCAAGCCGCACCAGGACGCCCCCGTGGCCGGCGGCACCCTGATCGCCAGGATCTTCGAGGAGGCCGGCCTGCCCGCCGGTCTGCTCAACGTGGTGCTCACCGACATCGCCGAGATCGGCGACGCCTTCATCGAGCACCCCGTTCCCAAGGTCATCGCCTTCACCGGCTCCGACTCCGTCGGCCGGCACGTCGCCGCCGTCGCCGCCGGCCGGCTCAAGCGGGTGGTCCTCGAACTCGGCGGCAACAGCGCGCTGGTGGTCCTCGACGACGCCGACGTCGACTACGCGGTGGACGCCGCCGTCGCCAGCCGCTTCGTCCACCAGGGCCAGATCTGCATGGCCGCCAACCGGATCCTGGTCGACCGCGCGCTGTTCGCCGAGTTCAGCGAGAAGTTCACCGCCAAGGTCGCCTCCCTGGTGGCCGGCGACCCCGGCGACCCCGCCACCCAGCTCGGGCCGCTCATCAACTCCGCCCAGGCCGAGGCGATCACCGCCGAGGTCGACCGGGCGCTGGCCGACGGCGCCCGCGCCCTGCTCCACGGCAGCACCGTCGGCACCCTGGTCCGGCCCACCGTGCTCACCGACATACCGGCGGACGCGCCGATCCTGCGGCGCGAGGTCTTCGGCCCCGTCGCGCTGCTGATCCCCTTCGACGGCGAGGAAGAGGCGGTCCGGATCGCCAACTACACCCCGTTCGGCCTCTCCGGCGCCGTCCACACCGCCGACACCGAACGCGGCGTCAGGTTCGCCCAGCGGATCGACACCGGCATGATCCACGTCAACGACGGCACCATCGCGGACGAGCCCGCGGTCCCGTTCGGCGGCGAGAAGAACTCCGGCGTCGGCCGCCTCAACGGCGACACCAGCATCGACGCCTTCACCACCGTCAAGTGGATCTCCATCCAGCACGGGCGCTCCCGCTTCCCGTTCTGA
- a CDS encoding helix-turn-helix transcriptional regulator, whose amino-acid sequence MTGLQTGSGATARRIQLGAQLRRLREARGVTREDAGYSIRASESKISRMELGRVGFKQRDVADLLTLYGVEDEESRSALLGLVGETNAPAWWHGYGDVIPGWFQTYLNLEDAANLVRSYEVQFVPGLLQTPDYVHAVMRAGSPAAPDEEIERRAAVRLRRQQRFLAADSTARLELIVDETALRRPCGGPEVMRGQLERLSELSLRETISLRVLPLGMGALAADSGAFTLLCFPEPDLADVVYVEQFTTALYLDKPVEVDEYSTALERVWAAALSEDETRALLAEILQEG is encoded by the coding sequence ATGACGGGCCTGCAGACGGGCAGCGGTGCGACCGCGCGTCGCATCCAGTTGGGCGCCCAGTTGCGGCGGCTGCGCGAGGCCCGCGGCGTGACCCGGGAGGACGCGGGCTACTCGATCCGGGCCTCGGAGTCGAAGATCAGCCGGATGGAACTCGGCCGGGTCGGCTTCAAGCAGCGCGACGTCGCGGACCTGCTGACCCTGTACGGCGTGGAGGACGAGGAGTCCCGCTCCGCCCTGCTGGGACTGGTCGGCGAGACCAACGCCCCCGCCTGGTGGCACGGTTACGGGGACGTCATCCCGGGCTGGTTCCAGACGTACCTCAACCTGGAGGACGCCGCGAACCTGGTCCGCAGCTACGAGGTGCAGTTCGTGCCCGGGCTGCTGCAGACCCCGGACTACGTGCACGCCGTGATGCGGGCGGGTAGCCCCGCCGCGCCGGACGAGGAGATCGAACGCCGGGCGGCCGTCCGGCTCCGCCGCCAGCAGCGCTTCCTGGCCGCCGACAGCACGGCCCGGCTGGAGCTGATCGTCGACGAGACGGCGCTGCGCCGCCCGTGCGGCGGCCCCGAGGTGATGCGCGGTCAGCTGGAGCGGCTGTCCGAGCTGTCGCTGCGGGAGACCATCAGCCTGCGGGTGCTGCCCCTGGGCATGGGCGCGCTGGCGGCCGACAGCGGGGCGTTCACCCTGCTGTGCTTCCCCGAGCCGGACCTCGCGGACGTGGTGTACGTCGAGCAGTTCACCACCGCGCTGTACCTGGACAAGCCGGTCGAGGTGGACGAGTACTCCACCGCGCTGGAGCGGGTGTGGGCGGCCGCGCTGTCGGAGGACGAGACCAGGGCGCTTCTCGCGGAGATCCTCCAAGAGGGCTAG